One part of the Thermodesulfovibrio sp. 3462-1 genome encodes these proteins:
- a CDS encoding FeoA domain-containing protein: MKTLLDIENGKKAKIVKILGGKGIRQHLQCLGIHIGDIVTLKKSSFLGGPVLLEVNGVDVALGRGVASKIEVEEL, from the coding sequence ATGAAGACATTGCTTGATATAGAGAATGGCAAAAAAGCCAAAATTGTAAAAATTTTAGGAGGAAAAGGTATTCGCCAACACCTTCAATGCCTTGGAATACATATTGGTGATATTGTGACATTGAAAAAAAGCTCTTTTCTGGGCGGTCCTGTGCTTCTGGAAGTAAATGGGGTTGATGTAGCACTGGGTAGAGGAGTTGCTTCAAAGATAGAAGTGGAGGAATTGTAA